The Scyliorhinus canicula chromosome 13, sScyCan1.1, whole genome shotgun sequence genome contains a region encoding:
- the LOC119975576 gene encoding uncharacterized protein LOC119975576 — MTHRERVTIELAALGLPFQLGMLYDCRSDSLIPGLTLWELKALQTDLNVQSQPNTEFHIIASDSIETKASALNVNGSLRASFLGGLIQVKGSAKYLSDTKRSKQQARVTLQYQTTTRFEQLTMSHLGRQNVTHPYVFDQGTATHVVTAVLYGAQAFFVFDQEVSSTENLQDIQGNLEVIVKIIPGIAIEGQASLKMTDEQKSNSQKFNCTFYGDFSLENNPTTFQDAINIYRTLPKLLGRDGEHTVPMRVWLYPLNKLDSKAAQLVRDISVGLVNRSQSVLEQLNEAVMRCNDMMRDSVTAQFPEIGNRIMKFREMCLEHKLVFQKTLARVLPSIRGGGEEEGLLVDILKNKEQSPFKHQSLIKWLDDQEREMNVVKSYLSILKDIHVVKSRSELDREVLDSQTEYVVCFTFTSLHQEDFYLSEANRYLQSHTAEKMQIPNPADRVSAEHHTQQWFNSASVSQKMRECSRLFLDFSTANRARGKTKFIVASVQDDSNVGASIYLYERGFVVSHCFEPPSQPERPVVSGTTHDSVTLQFQPPRYGAGEIVGYRVAYRATQQEEWKTVDTSDTSTSFTISRLQPHQEYQFQYRAVTKAGVIMVSESYSVTTLPTSPPGKPLTFQVYGYNATFTWNKPTEIGAGVEIVQYRIEYREEKTVTSSTENGLWEEIKTTDSKCRYTLEGLKPKTSYRVRVSAICGEGGSSEPSGEVLIKIENEPTRLAEKLRRKSTLTANGNPSIYTLPLKKKKLGKDGHHVRYSFGKPTTTHSVRTIMVLGATGAGKTTLINGMINYILGVEWEDNFRYKLIDEGTGRSQAESQTSSITAYELHHREGFQIDYSLTIIDTPGFGDTTGITRDKLITDQIREFFTSPDGVDHIDTVCFVAQASLARLTHTQKYVFDSILSIFGKDIAENIQILVTFADGQDPPILEAINVAEVPCPKDKKGFPVHFKFNNSAIFAQSSASGNSANKRSSDGSDDEEENNNFDAMFWKMGSNSMTKFFRALNQMETKSLLLTKEVLEERQQLEAAIAGLQPQINAGLTKLEEIRKTQQALNQHQVDLDANRDFEYDVEITVPVQIDINRRGVYVTNCQKCHFTCHYPCKIPKDNGKKKCKAMGRNGCCKVCPGKCKWNVHFNQKYRFIYETRKEKRTYSELKEKYEKASGEKMTQQNIMEKLQQELDEVQDAVLELIEKSSQSILRLEEIALRPNPLSTPAYIDLLIQSEKEEAKTGFMERIQSLNEVKKQAQLIAKVSGKEELFPEEWKEYQAVKKRQKERKGLKGMVSAVCQWFTQKTN, encoded by the coding sequence GTTTAACACTGTGGGAATTGAAGGCACTGCAGACTGACCTGAATGTTCAATCTCAGCCTAATACTGAGTTTCACATCATCGCTTCTGACtctattgaaacaaaagcatctgcactgaatgtgaaCGGATCATTGAGAGCAAGTTTCTTAGGTGGATTGATCCAGGTGAAAGGATCTGCAAAATATCTCAGTGACACAAAGAGATCAAAGCAACAGGCccgagtgacccttcaatatcaAACAACAACCAGGTTTGAGCAGCTGACAATGAGTCACTTAGGGAGGCAGAATGTAACCCACCCGTATGTGTTTGATCAGGGAACAGCAACTCACGTGGTTACAGCAGTGCTGTATGGGGCTCAGGCCTTCTTTGTATTTGATCAAGAGGTTTCTTCAACAGAGAACCTACAGGATATTCAGGGTAACCTGGAAGTTATAGTTAAAATTATTCCTGGGATCGCAATTGAGGGTCAGGCCTCCCTAAAAATGACAGATGAACAAAAATCCAATTCCCAGAAATTCAACTGCACCTTTTATGGGGATTTCTCCCTGGAAAACAATCCTACTACATTCCAAGATGCCATTAACATCTACAGAACCCTCCCAAAGTTACTGGGACGGGATGGAGAACACACAGTGCCCATGAGAGTCTGGCTCTACCCACTCAACAAACTGGACTCCAAAGCTGCTCAGCTGGTACGAGACATCAGTGTCGGACTGGTCAATCGCTCCCAGTCTGTGCTGGAGCAGCTCAATGAGGCAGTGATGAGATGCAATGATATGATGAGAGACAGTGTCACTGCTCAATTTCCAGAGATTGGGAACAGGATAATGAAATTCCGTGAGATGTGTCTGGAGCACAAACTGGTTTTCCAGAAGACTTTAGCCAGAGTTTTACCATCTATCcgtggaggtggggaggaggaagggttgctggtggATATTCTGAAGAACAAGGAACAGTCACCATTCAAACACCAGTCACTGATCAAATGGCTGGATGACCAGGAGCGGGAAATGAATGTGGTGAAATCTTATCTCTCAATATTGAAAGATATACACGTTGTGAAGTCAAGGAGTGAGTTGGATAGAGAAGTGTTGGATTCACAGACAGAGTATGTGGTCTGTTTCACATTCACATCACTGCATCAAGAGGATTTCTATCTGTCAGAAGCAAACAGGTACCTACAATCTCACACAGCTGAGAAAATGCAGATCCCAAATCCTGCTGACCGGGTTAGTGCAGAACATCACACCCAGCAGTGGTTTAACTCAGCGTCTGTATCCCAGAAGATGAGGGAATGCTCCCGTTTATTCCTGGATTTTTCCACAGCCAACAGAGCGCGAGGGAAAACAAAGTTCATTGTTGCTTCTGTGCAGGATGACAGTAATGTGGGAGCATCAATTTACCTGTATGAGAGAGGTTTTGTGGTCAGTCACTGCTTCGAACCCCCATCGCAGCCGGAGAGACCTGTGGTTAGTGGAACAACACATGACAGTGTGACCCTCCAATTCCAGCCACCGAGATACGGAGCTGGTGAGATTGTTGGGTACAGGGTGGCGTACCGAGCTACCCAACAGGAGGAATGGAAAACTGTGGATACATCCGATACATCCACATCCTTCACAATATCCAGGTTACAGCCACACCAGGAATATCAATTCCAATACAGAGCAGTGACCAAGGCAGGGGTCATCATggtcagtgagagttacagtgtcACCACACTTCCTACAAGTCCACCTGGTAAACCTTTAACATTCCAGGTTTACGGGTATAATGCAACATTCACGTGGAACAAGCCGACTGAGATTGGAGCTGGTGTTGAGATAgttcagtacaggatagaatatAGAGAAGAAAAGACAGTTACTTCCAGCACAGAGaatggattatgggaggaaataaAGACAACAGATAGTAAATGTCGTTATACTTTAGAGGGATTGAAACCCAAGACATCCTACAGAGTGCGAGTGTCGGCTATCTGTGGAGAAGGAGGTTCCAGTGAACCAAGTGGTGAGgttttaataaaaatagaaaatgaacCAACGAGACTGGCTGAGAAACTTCGCAGAAAAAGTACATTAACAGCCAATGGGAACCCTTCCATTTACACCCTCCCCTTAAAGAAGAAGAAACTTGGCAAGGATGGACACCATGTAAGATACTCCTTCGGAAAACCCACCACAACACACAGTGTCAGGACAATAATGGTTCTTGGAGCAACAGGAGCAGGAAAAACAACCCTCATCAATGGAATGATCAACTACATCCTGGGTGTAGAATGGGAGGACAATTTCAGATATAAATTAATAGATGAAGGAACAGGAAGATCCCAGGCTGAAAGTCAGACATCCTCAATCACTGCCTATGAACTCCAccatcgagaaggattccagatTGATTACTCTCTCACTATCATTGACACACCGGGATTCGGAGATACCACGGGGATAACCCGAGATAAACTGATCACTGATCAGATCCGAGAGTTCTTTACTTCCCCAGATGGTGTTGATCACATCGATACCGTGTGTTTTGTTGCTCAAGCCTCATTGGCTCGTCTGACTCATACACAGAAATATGTCTTTGATTCAATTCTTTCCATTTTTGGTAAAGATATTGCTGAGAATATCCAAATCCTGGTGACATTTGCAGATGGGCAGGATCCCCCCATTCTGGAGGCCATCAATGTTGCTGAGGTACCGTGTCCCAAAGATAAAAAAGGTTTTCCAGTTCACTTCAAATTCAACAATTCAGCCATATTTGCTCAAAGTTCAGCTTCTGGAAACTCTGCCAACAAAAGGAGCTCTGATGGGAGCGATGACGAGGAAGAGAACAATAACTTTGATGCAATGTTCTGGAAGATGGGATCAAACAGTATGACAAAATTCTTTAGAGCTCTAAACCAAATGGAAACAAAGAGTTTACTCTTAACAAAGGAGGTCCTtgaggagcgtcagcagctggaGGCTGCGATCGCGGGATTACAGCCTCAGATTAATGCGGGTCTGACAAAACTGGAGGAGATCAGGAAGACCCAACAAGCTTTGAACCAACACCAGGTCGATCTGGATGCAAATAGAGATTTTGAATATGACGTTGAAATCACAGTTCCAGTCCAGATAGACATCAATAGGAGAGGTGTTTATGTAACCAACTGTCAGAAATGTCACTTCACCTGTCACTATCCCTGTAAAATCCCTAAGGATAATGGTAAAAAGAAATGTAAAGCAATGGGCAGAAATGGTTGCTGCAAAGTCTGTCCCGGTAAATGTAAGTGGAATGTTCATTTCAACCAAAAGTACagatttatttatgaaaccagaaaGGAGAAGAGGACATACAGTGAGCTGAAGGAAAAGTATGAAAAGGCATCTGGTGAAAAGATGACACAGCAGAACATCATGGAGAAACTTCAGCAGGAATTGGATGAGGTTCAGGATGCAGTGTTGGAACTGATTGAAAAATCATCACAAAGCATTTTAAGACTTGAAGAAATCGCTCTCCGACCAAACCCATTATCAACCCCAGCTTACATCGATCTGCTGATTCAATCTGAGAAAGAGGAGGCTAAAACTGGGTTCATggagagaatccagtccctgaatGAAGTCAAGAAACAGGCTCAGTTAATAGCAAAAGTTTCTGGGAAAGAGGAGCTGTTTCCAGAGGAATGGAAAGAATATCAAGCTGTAAAGAAAAGgcaaaaggaaagaaaaggattGAAAGGAATGGTGTCTGCTGTGTGCCAATGGTTCACTCAGAAAACCAATTAA